One region of Athene noctua chromosome 18, bAthNoc1.hap1.1, whole genome shotgun sequence genomic DNA includes:
- the TMEM100 gene encoding transmembrane protein 100 yields MTNEPIKEILGAPKHPDSVTTEKSNNNDCVITTIPLVSECQLTAATGGAELSCYRCTIPFGVVILIAGIVVTAVAYSFNSHGSIISVFGLVLLSSGLLLLASSAVCWKIRQQNKKAKRRESQTALVANQRTLFG; encoded by the coding sequence ATGACAAACGAACCTATTAAAGAGATTCTGGGCGCTCCAAAGCATCCTGATTCTGTAACCACAGAGAAGAGTAATAATAATGACTGTGTGATAACCACCATCCCTCTTGTCAGTGAATGCCAGCTGACTGCAGCAACAGGGGGAGCAGAACTCTCCTGTTACCGCTGTACCATTCCCTTCGGTGTGGTTATCCTCATAGCAGGCATTGTGGTTACTGCTGTGGCATACAGCTTCAATTCCCATGGATCGATCATCTCAGTGTTTGGATTAGTCCTCTTGTCATCAGGACTCCTTTTGCTGGCTTCTAGTGCAGTGTGCTGGAAAATCAGGCagcaaaacaagaaagcaaagagGCGGGAGAGCCAGACGGCGCTTGTGGCAAATCAACGAACCTTGTTTGGTTAA
- the PCTP gene encoding phosphatidylcholine transfer protein, with the protein MEVPAVRGFSEEQFRAACRELDQPAPAAGGPWQLLVESMGVRIYRLHNEQSGLYEYKIFGGLADCPPKLCVDVYMDLNFRKQWDQYVKELYEKIYDGEKVIYWEVKYPFPLSNRDYVYIRECREMDVDGRKIWVVLAQSVSVPQCPEKPGIIRVKSYKQSLAIESDGKTGSKVYMYYFDNPGGMIPSWLVNWAAKSGVPAFLKDMQKACRNYSKSI; encoded by the exons ATGGAGGTGCCGGCGGTGCGGGGCTTCTCCGAGGAGCAGTTTCGGGCCGCCTGCCGGGAGCTGGACCAGCCCGCGCCGGCCGCGGGGGGGCCCTGGCAGCTCCTGGTGGAGAGCATGGGCGTGAGGATCTACCGGCTGCACAACGAg CAATCAGGACTTTATGAATATAAAATCTTCGGTGGTCTTGCTGACTGTCCCCCAAAATTATGTGTGGATGTCTATATGGACttaaatttcagaaaacaatggGATCAGTATGTTAAAG AACTGTATGAGAAAATATATGATGGTGAAAAAGTAATCTACTGGGAAGTGAAGTACCCTTTTCCTCTCTCAAACAGAGAT TACGTCTATATTCGTGAATGCCGAGAGATGGATGTTGATGGGCGGAAGATCTGGGTTGTGTTAGCTCAAAGTGTGTCAGTTCCTCAGTGCCCTGAAAAGCCTGGTATTATCAGAGTTAAAAGCTATAAACAAAGTCTGGCAATTGAAAGCGATGGCAAGACTGGATCTAAAG TCTATATGTACTATTTTGATAATCCTGGTGGCATGATTCCATCATGGCTGGTCAATTGGGCTGCCAAG AGTGGTGTGCCTGCCTTCTTGAAGGATATGCAAAAAGCTTGCCGTAATTATTCTAAGAGCATATAG